One Silurus meridionalis isolate SWU-2019-XX chromosome 10, ASM1480568v1, whole genome shotgun sequence genomic window carries:
- the zgc:193726 gene encoding uncharacterized protein zgc:193726, with protein MLPLWIFSALLLSLVLGNPLYNNTQNRTRLDNNSSFNSSSAPLQDRNLNVLFHPLSGCMLSTCHMHELDSRLQQGNENAGDQTHDPYGPGKK; from the exons ATGCTTCCTCTCTGGATCTTCAGCGCACTTCTCCTGAGCTTGGTTCTTGGGAATCCTCTCTATAATAACACACAGAACAGAACACG CTTGGATAACAACAGCAGCTTTAATTCGTCCAGCGCTCCCTTACAGGATAGGAACCTCAATGTTCTATT CCATCCTCTAAGTGGCTGTATGCTTTCCACATGCCATATGCATGAACTGGATAGTCGCCTGCAGCAAGGCAATGAAAACGCTGGCGATCAAACTCATGACCCCTACGGTCCCGGCAAGAAATGA